The genome window TAAAGCGCCGCCATCTGATCCGCATGGATGCGATCGTGCAATTGGAGCATCCGCTTGAGATCTTTGCTCGGCTCAACATCCGCCACGGTCCGAATACCGAACAGATTGTCCGCGAACTGCCTGCTGACATGGAAAGCATCAGCATCGAGTTTGATCTCGCCTATACCAACCTCAACGAAAAACGGATCGAGGCGGCATGGATCGACCTGATTTTTGAGGGGCCGGACATGAACCAAGTCGTGCTGCGCGACCTCACCTTCTCCCGCCGCCCCCGCGCCCAAATCTAGGAACCCCGTGATGAGCCGATTTGACCTGACCAAAACCGTGCTGCGCCAAGGCGTCTGGCAGGGCGTGTTGACCGCCAAGGGCGGGGCGGAGGCACCGCAGGTTAACGTGACACACCAAGGCTCTGAACTTGCTGGGGTCACGTTGACCGCTGCTGAGACGGCTGGTGAATGGCACCTCTCAATCCCCATCCCGGCTGAGGTGATCGCCGATGGGGTGCAAACGCTGCTCATCACCGAACAGACCAGCGGCGTGCCGTTAGGGCATGTGACCCTGATCGCCGATGAAGCGCTTGGTGATGACATCCGCGCCGAGATGGACCTGCTGCGCGCCGAACTCGACATGCTGAAGCGCGCATTTCGTCGCCATTGCCGCGAGACGGATTAACCCCCTATCAAACCCGGCGAAAGGCTGCCCCATGCGCGTATTCCGCTCTTTGCTTTTGTCCTTCGCCATGGCCTTGCCCGCCTCAGCCGAGACACTATGTACGCTGTTGATCGACGCCCCCACCGGCGCGACCCTGTTGGAAGAGGGCGACTGTGACCGACCCGTCACTCCGGCATCGACTTTCAAACTGCCACTGGCGGTGATCGGCTATGACACGGGGCTTCTGACCGACGCCGAAACCCCGGTTTTCAGCTACCGAACAGGCGATCCCGATTGGGGCGGTGCGCCGTGGCGGCAGGACACGTCTCCCACCGACTGGTTGCGCTATTCAGTGCTGTGGTACTCGCGCCGGCTGACGCATGAGTTAGGCGCTGACAGACTCGCGCACTATGCGCGGCGCTTTGGCTATGGCAATGCAGATTTCAGTGGCGACGCGGGCCAAGACAACGGATTAGACCGCGCTTGGATCGCCTCTTCGCTACAGGTTTCCCCACGCCAGCAAGCGGCCTTTCTACGCACATTGCTGCGCGACGCCCTGCCCGTATCTCCTGCGGCCATGCAAAAGGCCCGCGCGATTGTCGAACGGCGAGACGTGGCCGGATGGCAGATCAAGGGCAAAACCGGCGCAGCCTTCCCCCGACGTGCGGACCGCAGCTTTGACTATGCCCGTGGTTGGGGGTGGTATCTGGGCTGGGCCGAAAAGGCGGATCGGCAGGTGGTCTTTGTCACCCTTACCCAAGCCACGCATCGCACAGACGGCTCTCCGGGCAATCTGACCCGCGATGCGTTTCTCAACGAATGGCCACGCCAGCTTGACTAACAAAAAGCCCCGCTGCTGCCAGCGGGGCTTTTCGCGTTTCGGGTAAGGCCCCGTTACTCGTTCGGACCCAAAGCCGACAGACCCTTGAGGATGTCGATGGCATAGGCCAACTGGTAATCCTCTTCGCGCAGTTCGGCCGCGATGCGGGCCTTTTCGCGGTCATCTTCGATCTGTTTGATCTGATCGTCGGTCAGGCTGTCATTGTTCAACCGCCCGCGAAGATCAGCTTCCGAGCGGAGGGGACGTGCGGACAATGCCTCGTCTTCCTCAGTCTCCGGTGCCGCTGGGGGCTGGGCCACAACGATGTCAGGTGACACGCCAAGCGCTTGGATCGATCGACCCGACGGCGTGTAATACCGCGCCGTGGTCAGGCGCATTGCCCCGTCACCACGTAGCGGCATGACCGTTTGGACCGACCCTTTGCCAAAGCTCTTAGTGCCGATCACGATGGCGCGGCGGTGGTCTTGCAACGCACCGGCGACAATCTCAGACGCCGAGGCAGAGCCGCCGTTGATCAGCACAACAATCGGTTTGCCCATCGCCAGATCGCCCGGTGTGGCGTTCACACGATCACCATCTTCGATATCGCGGCCTCGGGTGCTGACGATTTCGCCTTCCTCAAGGAAGGCATCCGAGACGGCAATCGCCTGATTAAGCAAACCGCCGGGGTTGTTGCGCATGTCGATTACGATGCCGTTGATCCCCTCGATACCACCGGCCTCTTCGATCTGCTCTTCCAGCCCCTCTTTCATCTTGGGATAGGTCTGCTCGTTAAATGTGGTCAGACGCAGCACGGCAGTTTGGCCCACGGTGCGGGCGCGCACGGCGGTCAGTTGGATCGTGTCGCGCACGATGGACACGTCAAAGGGCTCCGGCTCGCCTTCGCGCACCACGGTGATGATGATCTCAGACCCGACCGGCCCGCGCATCATCTCGACCGCATCATCAAGGCCAAGGCCCAGCAGGCTTTCGCCATCGACATGGGTAATGAAATCACCGGCCTCAATCCCTGCTTCGGCGGCAGGTGTTTCGTCGATGGGTGAGACGACTTTGACGAAACCCTCTTCTTGGGTGACCTCAATGCCCAGACCGCCAAATTCGCCGCGCGTCTGCTCGCGCATCTTCTCGGCGTCCTTGGGCGACAAATATGACGAATGCGGATCAAGCGAGGTCAACATGCCGTTGATCGCGGCTTCGATCAGGTCACCGGGTTCGACATCTTCGACATATTGCGCACGGATGCGTTCGAAAATATCGCCAAAGAGGTCGAGCTGTTCATAGACGTTTGTCGTCTTCTCAGCTTCTTGCGCCAACAGCGGTCCGGCGATCTGAGTGGTTGCCACCACCCCCGCGACCGTGCCTGCAACGGCTGCCATCACGAATTTCTTCATCTGCTATCCATCCTTGTCGGTGCGGAACCAGTCTGCCGGATCCTGAGGTGTGTTGTCTTGCCTGACTTCTATATAGAGCGTTTCTGTCCGGTCAGTGCCAGTGCCTTCACCAATTGGTGACATCTGGGAAGTTGTGCCGCTTTCCGGCCCGCCCATCAACCCAATGGGCGTGCCACCGGCAATCACCTGCCCGGCTTGGCCGTAAACGATATCCAGCCCCGCCAGCACAAAAAGCGTATCGACTTGCGGTTCAAGGATCACGACATTGCCCAGATCAAGCAGCGGACCCACGTAACGGATCGTCGCCGCCGAGGGGCTGGTGACGATGGCGCGGGGGCGGGTGGCAAGGATCATGCCGGGCCGCGTGACACCGGCGGAATCGGTTTCGCCAGCCGCGCGCAGCATCAGCCCTTGGGCAGGCAGCGGCAGATCACCCACCTGCCCGTCAAGATTCGCCGGGGCAGGCTCTACCGCGCCAGTGGTGATTTCCGCGAGGCCGCTGGCGAACCCATCCAGCGTTTCGGTCGACGCAATAAGGATCGCAGTGCGCACCGGGTCTTCGGTAAAGCGTGTGGGCAGATCGGTGCGGTTGGCCATGGCTTGGTTAAGCGCGGTTCTCGCGCCCTGCACCTCGGTCAGACCCTGTTGCAAACGCTGCGCCGCATCGTTTTGCAACGCGCGGAGGGTTTTGATGTCATCGTAATCTTGGCGCAGCGCGTCTGCGCGGGCGTTAAGCGCGGGCGTCAATTCGGCCAGCAACATCCCGGCGCGGGCGGTGCCCATCGGGCCATCTGGATGCAACAGCACTACGGGCGAAGGATCGCCGCCGATGCTTTGCAGGACGCCCAGAAACTGCGCCACCTCACCCTCACGGGCCTGTAGTTTGCGGCTCAGCTGCGCTTCGTTGATTGCCGCCTGCCGCAGACCCGCGCGCATTGCCGCGAGCCCCGCCTCAAACGCCTGAATCGTCTCGGTCAGCGCTTTCACCCGGTCACGCGCTCCATCGGCTTGATCGAGCTTGGTCGATGCTGCCTCAAGAGCCGACGCTGCCGCGCGCGCCTCTGCTGCGGCCCCCTTGGCCTGCGCTTGTGCCATGAGAGGAAGACAGGCAAAAAGGACAGCCGCAGCGAAATGCTTCATTTTAGCAAACTTTTCCCGGTCATTTCATCGGGCTGCGGCAGGCCCATCAACTCCAACACCGACGGGGCCAGATCGGCCAGTCGCCCGTCACGCAATGCGGTCCCTTCGGGGGCGCCCACCAGCACCACCGGCACCGGGTTAAGCGTATGCGCCGTATGCGCACCGCCGGTCTCGGGGTCGATCATCATCTCACAATTGCCGTGATCCGCCGTGACGATCATCGCGCCGCCTGCGGCCTCTAGCGCCGTCAGCACCCGGCCCAGCCCCGCGTCAACGGCTTCGCAGGCCGTAACCGCCGCTGCCACATCACCGGTATGGCCCACCATATCGGGGTTGGCATAGTTCACCACGATCAGGTCATAGCCCGCCTCGATCGCCTGCACGAACTGATCCGTCACCTCAGCGCAAGACATCTCGGGCTGCATGTCATAGGTCGCCACATTGGGCGACTTGGGCATGTTGCGGTCCTCACCCTCGGCTGGGGTTTCAACGCCGCCGTTAAGGAAAAAGGTCACATGCGGATATTTCTCGGTCTCGGCCAGACGGAACTGCCGCAGTCCCTGCTGCGCCACCCAATCCCCCAGCGTGTTCACGATATCGGGCTTGGGGTACATCGTCGTCATATAGGCGGCGTGGTCTTTGGAGTATTCCGCCATCCCCATCAGCGCTGCCCATTCGGGGCGCGGGCCAGTTTCGAATGCGTCAAACGCCGGATCGCCCAGGGCCGCCATGATCTCCCGCGCGCGGTCGGCGCGGAAGTTAAGACAGAAAAGGCCATCACCCAAGGCCGCGCCTGCGTAACCATTGATAACCGTGGCGGCGATAAACTCATCAGTTTCGCCGCGTTCATAGGCCGCCTGCACTGCGGTGCGCGCATCGGGGGCCGTGCCACCCTCTCCTTGAAGGATCGCAGAAGAAGCTTTGGCCACGCGGTCCCAACGGTTATCACGGTCCAGTGCGAAATAGCGGCCCGTAACGGTAACGATGCGCACGCCTTCGGGCAGCGCCTCTTCCAGCGTTTCAAAATATCCAAGCGCCGAAGAAGGCGCAACATCACGCCCATCTGTTACCGCATGGATCACCACCGGCAGTCCTGCCGCATCCAGCGCACGGGCGGTTGCAATCATGTGATTGAGGTGCCCATGCACCCCACCGTCCGAGACGACGCCCATCAAATGTGCCGTGCCGCCGGCCGCTTGCAGCTTGGCGATGAAATCCCGCAAACGCGCGTTTTCGGCAAAATTTCCGTCTTCTATCGCCAGATCAATCTGCCCCAAATCCATCGCCACCACACGGCCCGCGCCGATATTGGTGTGGCCGACCTCAGAGTTACCCATCTGCCCGCGCGGCAGGCCCACGTCGGGGCCGTGGGTAATCAACTGTGCGCTTGGGCCTGCCTGCATGATGCGATCAAAATTTGGCGTGTCCGCTAGTAGAGGCGCGTTGCCTTCTCGGGTCTCGCTCAGCCCCCAGCCGTCAAGAATGCACAATACCACAGGTTTTGGGACGCTCATCAGACTGTCTGCTCCGGCTAGGTCACTGGTTAGCGCCTTTTACCCCTTGTAGGCTGGCACTTGAACCACTTTG of Sulfitobacter sp. DSM 110093 contains these proteins:
- the blaOXA gene encoding class D beta-lactamase; its protein translation is MRVFRSLLLSFAMALPASAETLCTLLIDAPTGATLLEEGDCDRPVTPASTFKLPLAVIGYDTGLLTDAETPVFSYRTGDPDWGGAPWRQDTSPTDWLRYSVLWYSRRLTHELGADRLAHYARRFGYGNADFSGDAGQDNGLDRAWIASSLQVSPRQQAAFLRTLLRDALPVSPAAMQKARAIVERRDVAGWQIKGKTGAAFPRRADRSFDYARGWGWYLGWAEKADRQVVFVTLTQATHRTDGSPGNLTRDAFLNEWPRQLD
- a CDS encoding S41 family peptidase, coding for MKKFVMAAVAGTVAGVVATTQIAGPLLAQEAEKTTNVYEQLDLFGDIFERIRAQYVEDVEPGDLIEAAINGMLTSLDPHSSYLSPKDAEKMREQTRGEFGGLGIEVTQEEGFVKVVSPIDETPAAEAGIEAGDFITHVDGESLLGLGLDDAVEMMRGPVGSEIIITVVREGEPEPFDVSIVRDTIQLTAVRARTVGQTAVLRLTTFNEQTYPKMKEGLEEQIEEAGGIEGINGIVIDMRNNPGGLLNQAIAVSDAFLEEGEIVSTRGRDIEDGDRVNATPGDLAMGKPIVVLINGGSASASEIVAGALQDHRRAIVIGTKSFGKGSVQTVMPLRGDGAMRLTTARYYTPSGRSIQALGVSPDIVVAQPPAAPETEEDEALSARPLRSEADLRGRLNNDSLTDDQIKQIEDDREKARIAAELREEDYQLAYAIDILKGLSALGPNE
- a CDS encoding peptidoglycan DD-metalloendopeptidase family protein, translated to MKHFAAAVLFACLPLMAQAQAKGAAAEARAAASALEAASTKLDQADGARDRVKALTETIQAFEAGLAAMRAGLRQAAINEAQLSRKLQAREGEVAQFLGVLQSIGGDPSPVVLLHPDGPMGTARAGMLLAELTPALNARADALRQDYDDIKTLRALQNDAAQRLQQGLTEVQGARTALNQAMANRTDLPTRFTEDPVRTAILIASTETLDGFASGLAEITTGAVEPAPANLDGQVGDLPLPAQGLMLRAAGETDSAGVTRPGMILATRPRAIVTSPSAATIRYVGPLLDLGNVVILEPQVDTLFVLAGLDIVYGQAGQVIAGGTPIGLMGGPESGTTSQMSPIGEGTGTDRTETLYIEVRQDNTPQDPADWFRTDKDG
- the gpmI gene encoding 2,3-bisphosphoglycerate-independent phosphoglycerate mutase gives rise to the protein MSVPKPVVLCILDGWGLSETREGNAPLLADTPNFDRIMQAGPSAQLITHGPDVGLPRGQMGNSEVGHTNIGAGRVVAMDLGQIDLAIEDGNFAENARLRDFIAKLQAAGGTAHLMGVVSDGGVHGHLNHMIATARALDAAGLPVVIHAVTDGRDVAPSSALGYFETLEEALPEGVRIVTVTGRYFALDRDNRWDRVAKASSAILQGEGGTAPDARTAVQAAYERGETDEFIAATVINGYAGAALGDGLFCLNFRADRAREIMAALGDPAFDAFETGPRPEWAALMGMAEYSKDHAAYMTTMYPKPDIVNTLGDWVAQQGLRQFRLAETEKYPHVTFFLNGGVETPAEGEDRNMPKSPNVATYDMQPEMSCAEVTDQFVQAIEAGYDLIVVNYANPDMVGHTGDVAAAVTACEAVDAGLGRVLTALEAAGGAMIVTADHGNCEMMIDPETGGAHTAHTLNPVPVVLVGAPEGTALRDGRLADLAPSVLELMGLPQPDEMTGKSLLK